The proteins below are encoded in one region of Belonocnema kinseyi isolate 2016_QV_RU_SX_M_011 chromosome 3, B_treatae_v1, whole genome shotgun sequence:
- the LOC117169315 gene encoding uncharacterized protein LOC117169315 produces the protein MKLLIGVISFILVIFTKPVDLAWRFREGAVQVHPDPILLKVYFCELEPGHVYLMSQGLIKAVVDETHQYIIGIIQGNRVCPLLVQKWYRDPRHPETDLLRYQQVKVLLNGCPVFNVTEEILEGDPLKNKFWKGFKESRVIYVKIPNL, from the exons atgaaactattgatTGGTGTTATCTCTTTTATCTTAGTGATTTTCACTAAACCTGTTG ACTTAGCCTGGAGATTTAGAGAAGGCGCAGTTCAAGTTCATCCCGATCCAATTttacttaaagtttatttttgtgaaCTTGAACCAGGTCATGTATATCTGATGAGTCAAGGCCTTATAAAAGCTGTAGTAGATGAAACCCACCAGTACATCATTGGAATAATACAAGGGAATCGTGTTTGCCCATTATTGGTTCAAAAATGGTATCGTGATCCTAGACATCCCGAAACAGATTTATTGAGATATCAGCAAGTTAAAGTACTCCTAAATGGCTGCCCAGTTTTCAATGTTACTGAAGAAATATTGGAAGGTGATCCTCTTAAGAACAAATTCTGGAAGGGTTTTAAAGAATCACGCGTTATTTATGTCAAAATACCAAATCTTTAG